The Triticum aestivum cultivar Chinese Spring chromosome 6D, IWGSC CS RefSeq v2.1, whole genome shotgun sequence genomic sequence GCTGATTGTACCCGGCAATGGAGCAGGATGTGGCTGCTTTGTTTTTACAGTGGTCACGCTAGGGGTGTGAAAGTTGGCAAAATTTCTAGAGCTGTTTTCTGCTCCAAAATAATAGCCACTAGTTTATTGAAATTAATGGCCATTAGTTTAATCCAACGGTATACATCTGATTTCCGTAATTAACAACTACTGGCCATTATTTTATCATAttgaggataatatcatcaaagAGATAGGTTTATAATAATTAAAAAATTCATAATATAAATCAAAATTAGTGATCTAATTAATTCCTGATATTAATTATGTTCATCAATATTCTTACGGCACTGTTAGGTTAGGCTTGATCTCTAGCCATTTCGCCGCCAAGTCTCGTGAAAATAAACATAAAATTCTTAATTAATAGTGCAATTACTAAACTACCCTAAAACTAATTGCCATTAGTTTTGGAAAACTAATAGCCATTATTTTGGgggggaaactataaatttctattGGCAGCGACTGATAGGTGTCAGTCGGCCGGCTGAAATTTTGGCCGCTCATTGCGCAGCCTTTCGATCGGCCCCGCCTAGGCCTTTCATATCCATCAGATTTGGCAGTTGTCTTCTATCTTTGCAGGGAGGGGAAATCACCCACGACATGCACATCCCTGCGGCACCCCCAACGCCTCCACTCGTCACCGCAACCACCGGCCGCCATTTTGTAGCCTGTTCACCGCTGTCCGCCGTTCCTAGCTTCATCACGCtgttggttccagcaaaaccccGGCAATGGTTGTAGCACTGCGTTCCCTGGTTGTAGGGTCGTCGTCCATTGCTCGCACCACGCCTTCGTCGTCCACCACTGATCACAGCACGGTGTCGCCACCTCTGGCTCGCCGCCGTCATCGACCTGCACCACTGTGTTCAACGAAAAAACACGTCTCAACACAAAAAAAGGTTCCCGTGGtgatgaggaacactagatgagaagaaaaaaaacacatgccagatctgtttggctacttctagatgcttccactctagtgtagtatttctttccttttcttttctatcctagctactgttttctagagtcttctagttgtgagtagTTATGAGTAGAATGATGAAACTTAcataatgttttctagagtattccagctataagtagaagtatgtgaaggcttcccaaagccctataaatagaggtcctcgcctctactttgggggcagactatgtacccctacctataatagaacttgttgttcttatctaagatcttggagtagatcttgtgccctaggagttctgAATTGAACTCTTGCTACCCTATCaacctacattcgcctctagagcgatatctagcgcagcacgttgaagctgttccttcaacacttgtgctgtacacattgtagcggcaaggtggagttgctcctccacaaactTTGTGCTGCTTCACGTGGTCAGTTGCAGCAAAACCAAAAACTAGTTCCAGCAGAAAAAAATGCGGTTTGAGCAAAATGACTAGAGCAACTGCAAACCCAGTAAAAATTTGAAGCAAAAAATTTATCCCGATTCCAGCAAAAATTTACTATGGTACCAGGAAAACGACCGAGCAACTAGGAACTCCGATAATCGTTTGAAGCAAAAAATATATCCAGTTCCAGCAAAACAAGCATCTAGGAACTCTGGTAATCGTCTGAAGCAAAAAAAAATTACCCAGATCCGGCAAAATTAACCACGGTATTCCTTTCAACGATGAAGGATAAGGCAAAGGAAAAGCGGCGTGAGGTATGTGGTCGTGGTGAGAGAGCAGCACCCGTGGGCCCAGCCCATGTGCACAAGCgttccctttctcctttatattcAGATCAGAATCATATCTGGGTCACTGGGTGATAACCCTTACCCACCAGCTCGTGCTTTACTTCGCCTTCACTTCTGTAAGGTTTTGTGCTCGTCTGCTGGGCCGACATGAGCACAAGCGAACgtttccctttctcctttatattcAGAGAGAAGAAGGGGTCACCGGGTGATAACCCTTACCCACCAGCTCGTGCTTTACTTGGCCTTCACTTCTGTAAGGTTCTGTGCTCGTCTGCTCGACAGACATGAGGCTGCTCAGGGGACTCCAAGAAGTTGGTGTCCTTGAGCTTCAGACAGCTCAACGCAGGTAACTAAACTTGCATTACCGTGTCTTTTTTATTTCAATACATATGGGAGTCACATTCGATTTCCAGCCCGCACAACACTTAGCCATTGAGCCTCTCCCCGCTTTATCCTTCCCTACGTCCTTGTTCTATCTCTAGATCTCCTTCTCATCAAGCTACATGGCCATCAGATCTCGCCGCCGTTATGCTGTATTCGCCGGAAATCGCCGCCAGCTAGCTAGGCCTCCTGCCTATCGGAGACGAGGAGCACAACACCTTCCATATGTATTCGCCGGATTTCCTGCCTAGCTGCTGTGATCCTAGCTAGTTTATTCAAGAGAAAATCTAGGACGGGAAGGAGCCAGAGAGATAACGAAAGGAGTCTAACGAAAGAAAGGAGATTAATTGTGGGACCATGCATTAATTCGAGAAAGACAGCCCAAGGCTGACAAAGTCGTCGTGTGTCATCCGTCCGCGGTCCTACTTACTGTTCCAATTTGACTGGCTGTCTGGCTGACCTTGAACAAGGCTTGTAGAGGAAACCACATGTGCGGTCTCCTTCTTTCTAATGCCTACTTGTGCTTGTGCATCAAATGACTAAAATTTTATTTGTATTTCAGATAGTAAAAATTAGTTCCATCTTCATGTAAAAATGCTACACCATCAAAACCAACCATCCCAATGCAAATCCAATTCACTAGCATCCTCAATCGGTAATTAGTACTACTAATAGAtgcacccactagtagaaaaagaggcttccatacgcccccattagtccccaaaataatcgaaccgcgaccaaaggggtctttagtcgcggttcgggaggagacccgcgaccaactatctgggcccagcgcgctcggtcgacagctggcggacgggaggggctttagtcccggttggcctggccaaccgggactaaaggtcctcaggctggcccgaaggcctttagtcgcggttggccagaccaaccgggattaaaggttagacctttaatcccggttggtctggccaaccgcgactaatggcccgaacctttagtcgcggttggccagaccaaccgggactaaaggttagacctttagtcccggttggtctggccaaccgcgactaaagggatttgaggcctcattttcaaactctaccccccctgatcgccttttcagttttagaaaaaacaaaagaaaatgatggaaatgtcaaaaaaataaaataaaataagttttccatgtgatatgtggtctagttgttgggaaaattaacataaaatgggcataacttttgcatacgaactcggatgaaaaagttttttatatgaaaaatcatctactcaaaaactTACATCCGAATTTAgcagggggaaccccgttaaacatttttagaatccccaaaaacctaacagaaaaaaagatacgggacttttaagatctggagaggcaaaaaaattcaaaaaatttcaaattgtggtcaaactgtggtcaaacaatggtcaaactaattattctagaatattagtgttactaaataattatttcagtttttttgaattttggtcaaatctggtcaaactgtggtcaaacaatggtcaaactaattattctagaaatattagtgttactaaataattattgttttttaaaacaatagtttcaaactcaaacagtgaaatgtgtcacttcatgctcaagctaaatacctgagggttaatagaattgacatcctactattgtcaggaaaacaacaagtgcagacttggaaacgagggagaatagaacccagaagttaagcgtgctcaggctgggggagtgggaggatgggtgaccgttcgggaagttagatgattcggaatgatgaggggtgattagagattagaggataaattgatcagtgatgaggggtggtgattagagattagaggttaaaataattcagaaatttgaaaataaaaaaaattaaaaaaaatcgcaaaaaaatttaaacctgcggaggaggcctttagtcccggttagccacgagaatcgggactaaaggacgggcctttagtcccggttagccacgagaaccgggactaaagcctttagtcgcggttcgtaagaggcgcgactaaagggggtgggtctttagtcgcgcatatttagtcccggttgcatagccgggactaaaggccttttttctaccagtgaccCTCCATAAggttttagtgatctaaatgcttttatactatttacagagggagtagaaataACGGACATGCAACGCAGTTTCTCGTTCAATGCAAATCCAATTCATATTTTCCTCGCAGCAATTTAATTAAGTGTTTATTACATCAGCTCACTGTCAAATGTGCGGTCTCCTTCTTTCTAATGCCTACTTGTGCATCAAATGACTAAAATTTTATTTGTATTTCAGATAGTAAAAATTAGTTCCATCTTCATGTAAAAATGCCACACCATCAAAACCAACCATCCCAATGCAAATCCAATTCACTAGCATCCTCAATCGGTAATTAGTACTACTAATAGATACTCCCTCTGTcgctctaaacgctcttatatttctttacgtagAAAAAATAGGCATGCAACGCAGTTTCTCCTTCAATGCAAATCCAATTCATATATATTTTCCTTGCAGCGATTTAATTTAGTGTTTAATTACATCAGCTCACTGTCACGTGCCCACCAATTCGTCAATGAGTGGGAGCTTAAGGGCATGGTGGTGGCCAGCTTCTCCCTGCaactcttcctcctcttcttctccggctTCCGCAAGCGCTACTCTTCCCGAGTACTCAGTGTGCTGCTGTGGCTCGCCTACCTATCGGCCGACTCCCTCGCCGTCTACATCCTCGGCCGCCTCACCCTCCGCGGCGGCAGCGGCAACAACCACCTGGCCCTCTTCTGGGCGCCATTCCTGCTGCTCCATCTCGGCGGGCAAGAGACCATGACAGCCTTCTCCATGGAGGACAACGCGCTGTGGAAGCGCCACCTTCTCAGCCTCGTCACGCAGGTGCCCATGGCCACCTACGTCGTCAGCAAGCAGCTCAGAGTAGACAATGATGCCGATCAGTGGCTCGTGGCGCCCATGGTGCTCGTGTTCGTTGCCGGGACGGGGAAGTACGCCGAAAGGATTTGGGCACTCCGGAGAGCTGGCTCAGTGGCGCCTGGAACGAGCCGCTCTACCTCAAAACTCGTTTCCCGTGCGTCCAACGATGCTGTCTGGGACACACAGGGGTTCTACGGTCAGCTGCGCTTTGTGATTTCCAAGAAGCAGGAGAGGAATTTCGAGGTCATCCTAGATGTGGCAGCTCAGGCCTTCAAACTGAGCCTCCACTTTCTCATGGACATGACCCCTTCAATCTCTCTGCTTCCTGAAGATGCCAAGGACATCAAGCAGGCCGTAGAGGTCTTGCAATCTTCAGAGGACAGAGTCCACATGGCGTACAAGCTGGCTGAGATCAACCTCTCCTTGATCTATGACTATTTGTACACAAAGTTTGGCACGCGCCATTTCCACATGCTCCCGTTCTGTAACGTCTTCCACCGGATCGTCGCTCTTGTGCTGCCATCGGTGGCGCTTGGGTTGTTCGTGAGGGGGATGACGACCGGTGGTCGAAAGGGGCATGTCCATGACACAGATGACGTCATCATATGTTACATGCTGCTTGTCGGGGCCGTCGTATTGGAGACATGCTCAATCTTCATGTCATTTATCTCTTCATGCTGGGCATACAAGACCATCATTTCGTGTTCGCTAACATGCCCGCTGTGCCGAGATATTCCCGGCGCAATCGCGGGGCTGCTCTGGGTAGCCAGGCGTCTCCATCCAGGAAACAAAGGAGAGTGGTCGGCGAAAATGGCACAGTACAACATGATCCGAGGATGCATCAAGGAGAAACAAGACACTGGCTTGTTGCGGCGGGCCATGCGTTGGGTTGGTATCATCGGTGAGCCCCGGGCCATCACGCATACCAGCGTCTCTCCTGAGCTCAAGAAGCTCATCCTTGATAAATTGCTGGACATAGCAGCCACCCCACGCGTGCAGGAATGGGACATTGGAGTTGGCAAGTTCCGTGGCCAGTGGGCGCAATGGGTGGTTGAGACGAAGCAAGACCGGGCAAATCATGATCAGGTGTTGCAGATCTGTAACATCCAAGGTTTGGAGTTCGTGTCGAGTGTGCTTCTCTGGCACGTTGTGACGGACATATGCTTGCTCGCCACCGACGATGTTGCCGTAGACGGCGACGACGAGGAGCGCTTAGAAGACGGCGGTTCATCCCACCATGAGGATGTACAAGGCAGCTTGTCGGAGCTGAGAGGCCCTATCAGAGAGCTGTCAGACTACGTCATGTACCTCGTTGCAGAttgcggcgccatggccggcagtGAAGGTCATTACGTGGTGACTAAGGGCCAGAAAGAGGTGTCACGCTGGCTGCTTGAGAAGCACGGAGGAGGATCTGATGATCGTAAGAAGGTGATCGAGGAGATTCGTGACGAGGACAGCTCCTTCTTCCACGAAAACTACTACCCCGTGCTGGATCGAGCTCGCCGGGTCGCCTCGGACCTGCTTCAGGTTGGAGAAGCGGGCGATCGTTGGGAGCTCATCTCCGCGGTGTGGTTAGAGATGCTTTGTTACGTTGCGTACAACTGTGGGGCTGCGTTCCACGCCAAGCATCTGGCCACCGGTGGCGAGTTTGTCACGCATATCAAGATGCTTCTGTTTATGGTAGGCGTGCCTTTTCTGAGGGATGTGAAAGAATCCTTGTTTCCTGAAGCTGGGAATATCTATTCATAACGTTTTTAATTTCTGTGATTTTTCGACTTTCCAATTTGATCTTTATCCAGGGGACTCCATATTTTGGACTGTACGAGTTAATTTCCTATTTGAACTTTTACTCCATACGATTCGGATTGTACCTAACTGTGTCTTAGAATCGGTGGCTCAATCTTATGATGAGCGGGCCGGTTGCAATTTAAGCCCTGTTTCGATCCATAGGACTAACTGTTTTTTGTTTTCCGATAAAATAGGACTAACTGTTAGCTCACTAATTTCACTTCTTGAAGGATCCAAACAGACAGACTGATACGAGGACTAAATGTTTTCCTGTTAGTCAGAAGAACTCAACCACTAGACTAATTAACGCCTCGAACAAAACCTGAAAAGACCACTTTATCCCTTATCTTTTTCCAATATACTCGGGCTAACAATTAGTCAGGATCCAAACATAGTCGGACTAacaattcactagtagaaaaacgacttttagtaccggttggtaaggacctttagtacctgttctggaaccggcactaaagagtggggactaaaggtcccctcctttagttccggttcaacacgaaccggaaccaaaggctcaccacgtggcacgaggcgcgccgtggtctgcgggacctttagtcccggttggtaaggattatttttatttttattttcgaaataaagcaaaaacagcccgcctactgggccggcaTGGCCTGCATACGacagttgggccaggatgcaggcccgtacggcccagtaggccccacagggcagaagacttgcaataggcccacaaaggcctgcttagagaggagctcgacacggtagccgcggcggggcttataaaccggtgcgagctcctctcaactagcgaggtgggactaaacattgtgcactgcgggtggcagcgcaccatctttagtaccggttggtggctccaacaggcactaaaaggggggggggggtctttagtaccggttggagccaccaacccgtactaaaggccaccacctttagtaccggttggtggcttcaaccggtactaaagacccccctcccccttagtaccggttggagccaccaacccgtactaaaagccaccacctctttagtaccggttcgtggcacgaaccggtactaaaggttcgccatgaaccgatactaatgagcgccgcccacctggccgttggaaccggcactaaccattagtgccggttcagttacaaaccgggactaatgaattacatattagaccctttttctactactgATTAGTCAAAACATGTTGTTCATGGCTGTATGAAGTAACAATTAGCTCTAGTGGATCCAAATAGAACCCAACTAATAGAGACTAATTTCTCCAACAAAACATGAAAATACCACCCTACCCCTTATCTATTTTCAAATAAACTCAGGCTAACAATTAGTCATGATCCAAACATACTCCGACTAACAATTAGTAAGGAGCAAAATGGGTTTTTCGTGGCTGTCTGGACTAACAATTAGTCCAAGTTCCAACCAGACATAGGACTAACTGTTAGTTAACTAATTGTTAGTCTCGGACTAGGGATGAAAACAGGATGGATAGTATCCGCCCGTCCGGCGATCCGAAGACCGAAAAAGCAAATATGATCAGATATGGCATGCATCAATAACCACCCGACATCATCGTATCTGAATCCGAGTCAGAGAAAAGCAAGCGGGATTGGATATGGGATGACTAGTATCTGTCTGAAATCCGAAATTAATGTATTTTGTTTAAATGTAAATAATTAGAAATTAGAAATATGATAAGAAATCTATATATTTGGTGTAGATAGTGAACCAAATTAGTCTTGTTTCCATATATTAGTGATCATTATCTTCAGTTTTACTCTAACTGCACTTGTACCACGTAATTTTTCTGCCATACAAATCTTATAATAGTATATCCGCGTCCGATGCCAACTCCGAGACAAGAATATAGCATAGGGTATGGGATCAAGAAAAAACTTTATCAGGTACTATCTGCTCCGACTCCGGATCCGAGAGAATATATACATGAGAGGGAATCTTCCCATATGTCTTCATAATAAAGGGTAGTATGGTCTTTTTTAAAAATACGTCGCCCACGTACGTACCGCCCGCACACACACCCTCCGCCCTGGGCCGACCCATTTTATACCTCGTTCCTCTTCTGTAAAACATTCAAAAAAGGAATGCCCAGCAAGATTCAAACTAAGCAGTTATAAGGTTAGCACAACTACAATAACCAACTGGACTACTTTCTTATTGTGCACAAttatcttcttttttcttcttcaaatATAGCACTAACCAACACGGGCATTGTTATTGTAGCTGTGCTGAATATGTGGATACATTGATCTCAAGATAGCGCTAGACACAATTCCGTGATGCCAAGCTGCAGGGGTGGGGAATTTGAAAAATAAAATGTCTGTTACAGAAGGAAGCTTATTGGAACGATCAGACTCTACTGAACAGTGACCTTGTTTTAAATTGGTGATCCTCTGAGAAACATTTCATCTTTGAGAAATATGATAACTATTGGCTTTGTGCTGCCTCAGCTGCAAGAAAACGATTGACCATGAAAGTACTCTGTTTCAAGACTCTTCTCTTGCTAGTTTTTCCGTCTGAATTTTGTAAAAAAGATTTTGCTTCAGTGTAACATGTGCAGCTTACCTAATTCTGAGATGCAGGCCATTCAGCGAAGGATATGTTTGAAGGAGTGGTATTTTTCTTCCCAAAATCAACATTTGTATTCTGTACTTCTCTGCTTGAACATGACAACTTAATTTTCACAGGGGATACAGTTGAAGGTGACTGGTGGCTGTACAGCAGGTACAAATACTCTGCCTTTTTTCCCTCCCTCTCCATCCTTGTTCCTCTGTTTTCTACCATTTCTGGTTCTGTCAGAAGAGTTGTTTTTACTGTACTGTAACTATCAGAAACATCAGTCCAGGGAACTTCGTGATTTAACGCTCATTACAATTATAATTAAAAGGATGGATTACGATAACTATTGTGGCCTACTTGGCCAAGATTAAAAGAACAGATTACCTGTACAACTTACAAGATGTTGAATGTCAACATTTCCTTTCATCCGGAACAGAACATCATTTTTCTAAAGCAATGGCCAATTCTTTACAGATAAATGATACTACAACACAATGTTGCAAACGAGCTCAGATGATTTGCTCCGCACACCACAGATGATGCAATGGGCAGACTGAGCTCTTGACCGTACTATGTTATTGATGATCTTCTGGAGGAGTTGGTATGTTCGGAATGAGCTAGTTCATGCTAAGCCTGCGCCGCCCATGGA encodes the following:
- the LOC123143139 gene encoding uncharacterized protein — protein: MRLLRGLQEVGVLELQTAQRSSLSRAHQFVNEWELKGMVVASFSLQLFLLFFSGFRKRYSSRVLSVLLWLAYLSADSLAVYILGRLTLRGGSGNNHLALFWAPFLLLHLGGQETMTAFSMEDNALWKRHLLSLVTQVPMATYVVSKQLRVDNDADQWLVAPMVLVFVAGTGKYAERIWALRRAGSVAPGTSRSTSKLVSRASNDAVWDTQGFYGQLRFVISKKQERNFEVILDVAAQAFKLSLHFLMDMTPSISLLPEDAKDIKQAVEVLQSSEDRVHMAYKLAEINLSLIYDYLYTKFGTRHFHMLPFCNVFHRIVALVLPSVALGLFVRGMTTGGRKGHVHDTDDVIICYMLLVGAVVLETCSIFMSFISSCWAYKTIISCSLTCPLCRDIPGAIAGLLWVARRLHPGNKGEWSAKMAQYNMIRGCIKEKQDTGLLRRAMRWVGIIGEPRAITHTSVSPELKKLILDKLLDIAATPRVQEWDIGVGKFRGQWAQWVVETKQDRANHDQVLQICNIQGLEFVSSVLLWHVVTDICLLATDDVAVDGDDEERLEDGGSSHHEDVQGSLSELRGPIRELSDYVMYLVADCGAMAGSEGHYVVTKGQKEVSRWLLEKHGGGSDDRKKVIEEIRDEDSSFFHENYYPVLDRARRVASDLLQVGEAGDRWELISAVWLEMLCYVAYNCGAAFHAKHLATGGEFVTHIKMLLFMVGVPFLRDVKESLFPEAGNIYS